The Vreelandella piezotolerans genomic interval GAATTTCGGCCTGTTAAGCAGCCTCGTTACGGTGGCCACATCGAGCGGTTGCTGGGCTCTCTTCTCAAAGAGATCCATAACCTGCCTGGGACGACCTTTTCCTCCATTAAAGAGAAAGAGGGGTACGATCCAGAGAAGCACGCGGCCATGACGAAAAGCGAGTTTGAAGAGTGGCTGGTGACGTTGATTTGTAAGGTTTACCACCAGCGTCTTCATTCTGGGATTGGTATGTCACCGATGCGGAAATGGGAAGTCGGTGTGTTTGGCAATGCCGATGTGCAGGGAGTGGGCTTAGCGCCACGGCCTGCTGATAGACTTTCTGTACTGCTCGATTTTTTGCCCAGCTTTCAGCGCACGATCCAGACTTTTGGTGTGACCATCGATGGCATGAACTATTACGATGAGGCGCTCAGGCCATGGATCAATGCCAAAGATCCAGACACGCCGAACAAGAAACGCACCTTTGTGTTTCGGCGTGACCCTCGTGACATTAGCGTCATTTGGTTCAAAGACCCGGAGCTCGGGCAGTATTTTCGTGTGCCCTTTGCCAATCTCGCTCTCCCCTCAATGAGTGTTTGGGAGCATGCCCAGGCCAAAGCACGCCTTCGCCAGGAAGGCAGGAGTTCGGTCAATGAGTCTGAAATTCTACGCGCTATTAGTGAACTGCGAACCCATGTGGAGGAGTCGCAAGCACGTACCAAGCGAAGTCGCCGTCAGGCACAACGACGTAAAGAACATGAGAAAAAGGTGACGCCTGCTGATCCCCTTTTACATGCGCCCTCAACCGCGGCCCCCAAAGAGTCAACCGCTCAGGCAGACGGTCTCTTGTCGGGTGATATCGATGTGAACTGGGACATATCATGAACACACACCTTCATCCTGATCTTCGTTATGTCTTGGGACTGTCCGCCAAAGAGCGAATGGAGTTTATGGATCAACCTCGATGGTTGGGATATCCATTGGCCAATCGTGTCATCGAGGTCATGCGTGGGCTGATGGAGAAGCCTAGCCGTCCTCGTATGCCTAACCTGTTGCTCGTGGGTGATTCCAACAACGGAAAGACAACCATCGTTCAACGGTTTCGTAAACAGTACGGTGAGGGCTACGTGAATGAAGACGTAGAACCGGTGAAACCCGTGATCGTCACTCAAGCCCCACCGAGTGCCGATGAGAAAAGTCTGTATATTGCAGTGCTAGAGAGCTTTTGGGCTCCCTATCGGCCTTCAGACCCGGTACCCAAGCTACGCTACCAAGTGATTCATCAACTGCGGGCTTGCCATACGCGCCTGTTGATCATTGATGAGTTCCACTCATTGTTAACCGGTGGAGCCGTCAAGCAGCGGGAAACGATGAATGCCATTAAGCTCCTATGCAATGAGTTGATGATTCCCATCGTTGGCGTGGGCACGCAGGATGCCGTGCGGGTGCTGCATTCAGACCCGCAGCATGCGAGTCGCTTTGATGTGGTCGCGTTACCCAAGTGGGAGCTCAATCAGGAGTTTCAGAAGCTGCTCGCTGGCTTTGAGAAGATCCTGCCGCTCAAACACCCCTCCCAGTTACATGAGCCACAATTGGCTACCCAGCTTCACGCGATCTCTGGCGGTAATTTGGGTGACCTTCACCGGCTGCTGATTGAGTGTGCCAATGCCGCTATTCTGTCCGGGGCTGAGCGTATCGATGAGAAAATTATCCAGAGTAAATCGTGGGTGCGACCAACCCGTGGCATTAGGGAAGTGATGCTGTAATGCCCTGGGCGCTGAGTGTGCCCCTGTTGCCTGAGGAGTCCCTTTCCTCATGGTTCGTTCGGGCGGCGTTGAGGCAGGGATGTGATCCTTTGTCGCTCACCGGGGCTATTTGGCCAACATGGCGTATATGGACGAGGGATATTGACAGGGAAATTCCCTTCGTAAGAATGCGCCC includes:
- a CDS encoding TniB family NTP-binding protein, producing the protein MDQPRWLGYPLANRVIEVMRGLMEKPSRPRMPNLLLVGDSNNGKTTIVQRFRKQYGEGYVNEDVEPVKPVIVTQAPPSADEKSLYIAVLESFWAPYRPSDPVPKLRYQVIHQLRACHTRLLIIDEFHSLLTGGAVKQRETMNAIKLLCNELMIPIVGVGTQDAVRVLHSDPQHASRFDVVALPKWELNQEFQKLLAGFEKILPLKHPSQLHEPQLATQLHAISGGNLGDLHRLLIECANAAILSGAERIDEKIIQSKSWVRPTRGIREVML